A portion of the Gorilla gorilla gorilla isolate KB3781 chromosome X, NHGRI_mGorGor1-v2.1_pri, whole genome shotgun sequence genome contains these proteins:
- the PRAF2 gene encoding PRA1 family protein 2 has product MSEVRLPPLRALDDFVLGSARLAAPDPCDPQRWCHRVINNLLYYQTNYLLCFGIGLALAGYVRPLHTLLSALVVAVALGVLVWAAETRAAVRRCRRSHPAACLAAVLAVGLLVLWVAGGACTFLFSIAGPVLLILVHASLRLRNLKNKIENKIESIGLKRTPMGLLLEALGQEQEAGS; this is encoded by the exons ATGTCGGAGGTGCGGCTGCCACCGCTGCGCGCCCTGGACGACTTTGTTCTGGGGTCGGCGCGTCTGGCGGCTCCGGATCCATGCGACCCGCAGCGATGGTGCCACCGCGTCATCAACAACCTCCTCTACTACCAAACCAACTACCTTCTCTGCTTCGGCATCGGCCTCGCTCTCGCCGG GTACGTGCGGCCACTTCATACGCTCCTGAGCGCGCTGGTAGTGGCGGTGGCCCTCGGCGTGCTGGTGTGGGCAGCTGAGACCCGCGCAGCTGTGCGCCGCTGCCGTCGCAGCCACCCTGCAGCCTGCCTGGCCGCAGTGCTTGCCGTCGGCCTCCTGGTTCTCTGGGTCGCGGGCGGCGCTTGCACCTTCCTGTTCAGCATCGCCGGGCCGGTGCTTC TGATCCTGGTGCACGCCTCGTTGCGCCTGCGCAACCTTAAGAACAAGATTGAGAACAAGATCGAGAGCATTGGTCTCAAGCGGACGCCAATGGGCCTGCTACTAGAGGCACTGGGACAAGAGCAGGAGGCTGGATCCTAG